TTCGAGTAAGATAGCTGAAAATACTCAAATACTTATTTATTAATAATTATGAGGATTAGCTCTCATTTTCCAATTAAATTTAATATTCGCAAAATTTACTTGATAATTTAGTTTATGATCGCACGCTGGTAGATAATCATGAAACAGCCAGAACAATGTTTAAATATGGAAGATATTAGACATGAAATTGATACATTAGACCGACAAATAATTGCTGCACTCGGACAGAGATTTGAATATGTCAAAGCCGCAGCTAATTTTAAATCAGATGTAGCAGCAGTAAAAGCGTCGGAAAGATTTAAAACAATGTTAGAGCAAAGAAGAAAATGGGCAGAAATAGAAAACCTAAACCCTGATGTAATCGAAAAAATCTATAAAGATTTAGTGGAATATTTTATCCATGAAGAATTGAAAGAATGGAAAAATGATAATCAATAAAAGAAAGTAAGCTGCAAGCTATTACCAGAGGTAAACTAATTAAGAATTATTAATTCAAGTATTCTTTTGCTGATGGACAGAGATGAACTAGCTGGCAAACATCGCATTGAGGCTTACGGGCTTTACAGACTGCTCTACCGTGATAAATAGTACGGAGCGAATAATTTTCCCATTCTGGCTGGGGTAGTAATGCCATCAAATCCCGTTCAATCTGGATTGGCTGATCGGACTTAGTTAATTTCCAGCGGTTAGAGAGGCGTTTAACGTGGGTATCTACCGTAACTCCTTGAATGTTGCCAAAGGTGTGAGCCGAGACAACATTGGCAGTTTTACGGGCGACTCCTGGCAATTTTAAAAGCTGTTCCATTTCGCTAGGAACTTCGCCATCAAACTGGGTAACGATCATCTGGCAAGCACCCTGAATATTTTTGGCTTTATTGCGATAAAAACCTGTCGAACGAATTAGAGTTTCTAATCGATCGCGATCGCACCCTGCCAAGCTAGCAGCATCAGGTAACTCAGCAAATAGGGTCGGTGTGACTTTATTGACCCGTTCATCGGTGCATTGCGCTGAAAGGATAGTTGCCACCAACAGTTGTACAGGAGTTTCATAGTTTAGGCTACAGGTAGCCTCGGGGTAAAGTTTTGTTAGCAAGGTAAAAATATCGAGCGATCGCTGTTTTAAAATTTTACTAGGCGATCGCTTTCTTTTGGTAGTCTTCTGAGTGGATTTTTGAGAAGCACTATTTGGCATTTAGCTATTGAAATAGATTTTGGAAAAACGCCAAGTTGATTGTATCTCGGACAATAATGAACACGCCCAAACTAAGCAGTAAAACTAAACCAGTCTGCATAATGCCATCCTGTAGCCTGCTGGGTAAAGGTTTTCCTGTAACTCCTTCAACAGTCAAAAAAGCTAGCTGACCGCCATCTAAAGCAGGTAACGGTAAGATATTAATGATTGCCAAATTAATACTAATTAAAGCTCCAAATTGAAACAAGTTGCCCAAGTCATTGCGAGCCAGCTCTGCACCTACAGCGACAATTGCTACTGGCCCTGCCACCTGTTTAGCATTCTCCTGAAAATTGCTAATTAGCTGCCAAAAACCTTTAACAGTTAGCTGAACAATTCTTTGAAATTCATTTGCCCCTGTGGAAAAAGCTTCAACAATATTTACTGCGCGACGGCGCACAATATCTCCATTTGGGGCAAGCATTACGCCGATTTTTCCTTTGCCATCTTGACCGACATCTGGCTCTACATCAAGGGTGACAATTTCAGCGTTGCGTTTAATCGTCAGTCCTAAAGTTTGGTTGGGAGATTTTTGAATTGCTTGACGCAAGTTTTCTAAAGCATCAGCCGAGTCTCCTAATTCCAGATCGTCTATTTTTAAAATAATGTCACCAGGTTTAACTCCCGCCTGAGCAGCGGCAGATTCGTCTGCACTTAATAGCTGGGGAACTAATACCCCTGGCCGGTAGTTAATATCTTGAAACCCTATAGTAGCCGCTTGACCGACTAAAAGAAAGTAAGCAAAAATCAAGTTAGCAATTACGCCAGCACTAATAACA
Above is a genomic segment from Coleofasciculaceae cyanobacterium containing:
- a CDS encoding isochorismate lyase, with product MKQPEQCLNMEDIRHEIDTLDRQIIAALGQRFEYVKAAANFKSDVAAVKASERFKTMLEQRRKWAEIENLNPDVIEKIYKDLVEYFIHEELKEWKNDNQ
- the nth gene encoding endonuclease III, whose translation is MPNSASQKSTQKTTKRKRSPSKILKQRSLDIFTLLTKLYPEATCSLNYETPVQLLVATILSAQCTDERVNKVTPTLFAELPDAASLAGCDRDRLETLIRSTGFYRNKAKNIQGACQMIVTQFDGEVPSEMEQLLKLPGVARKTANVVSAHTFGNIQGVTVDTHVKRLSNRWKLTKSDQPIQIERDLMALLPQPEWENYSLRTIYHGRAVCKARKPQCDVCQLVHLCPSAKEYLN
- the rseP gene encoding RIP metalloprotease RseP — its product is MSVLAAISVVLLLIVVHEFGHFAAARLQKIRVNRFSIGFGPTLLKYQGSETEYAIRAIPLGGYVGFPDDDPDSTIPADDPNLLRNRPVLDRAIVISAGVIANLIFAYFLLVGQAATIGFQDINYRPGVLVPQLLSADESAAAQAGVKPGDIILKIDDLELGDSADALENLRQAIQKSPNQTLGLTIKRNAEIVTLDVEPDVGQDGKGKIGVMLAPNGDIVRRRAVNIVEAFSTGANEFQRIVQLTVKGFWQLISNFQENAKQVAGPVAIVAVGAELARNDLGNLFQFGALISINLAIINILPLPALDGGQLAFLTVEGVTGKPLPSRLQDGIMQTGLVLLLSLGVFIIVRDTINLAFFQNLFQ